In Flammeovirgaceae bacterium, the sequence CGATGTGCTGCTGCCGGAACGTGTGGCGATTGGTGTTACAGAATTGGAAAAGGCTGGCCCCGGGTATGGGGTTCATTTCAGCGATGCCGAATACATTAATGCATCGGGGGAACATCTTTTTAACCATTCGGAGAACTATCCGCACGAAACCATTCCTTCGGGTTATATATATAGAGAGTTGATCAGGCGGTATTTTATATGCCCGCCTACTATGCTGTTCAGACGCAGTGTACTGGAGGCGCTGGGTGGGTATGACGAGTCGCTCAGGTTTGAAGATTTTGATTTCTGGATACGGTCATCGCGTCAGTTCAGCTATGTATATTCTCCGAAGGTACTGGTTAAAAAGCGCGTGGTTACTTCAGCACAAAGCCGCAGGCAGTTCAGGTTATTCAGCCGCGAATCGGCCACGACTTACAAGGTTTGTGAGAAAATTATGAAGCTGAACCGAACCCGGGTCGAGCAGGAAGCCTTATCGAAACGGATTTTGTATGAGATAAGACTAAACACGCGGTTGCTGAATTTCGGCTTAGTAAAGAGGTATTTTCAGCTGTGGAATAAAAACAGGGACCTTGTTTACCCGGAGTAGAAGCCATATTAAAAATAACCACAAAGTAGCACAGAGAAAGCACAAAGGTCACAAAGAAAGAGGTCAGTATATTGTATTTCTCCGTGCTCTTTGTGTGTACTTAGTGGCCTTTGTGGTTAAGTTTATTTTTGAGATGGCTTCTAGTTATTTCCGGTTGTCTTCATTCAGCAGCATGCTCAGGTAATTTTCGTACCGGCTCAGAGCAATGGTTCCTTTTTCTACAGCATCCTTAATGGCGCATTTAGGTTCATTAACATGAAGACACCGGGAACCGAACTTACAATTCAGCCGCAGGCCGCGCATCTCCGGAAAATAATCCGATAATTCTTCAGGAGTCATATCGATTAACCCAAACTCCTTTATGCCAGGTGTATCGATGATAAATGTCGAATCGTTAAGTTGAAACATCTCGGCAAATGTGGTGGTGTGTGTTCCTTTTTCGGTATAATCTGACACTTCACTTACCTTTTGGTTGATGGCGGGAGAGAGTTGGTTGATCAGCGTGGATTTTCC encodes:
- a CDS encoding glycosyltransferase codes for the protein MSGPLVSIVCLCNNQGRFVEEAVQSVLNQTYSHIELLIVDDASTDDSVQRIKAIAANQPSVKTLFLKTNHGHCRAFNKGYGMVTGDFIIDLAADDVLLPERVAIGVTELEKAGPGYGVHFSDAEYINASGEHLFNHSENYPHETIPSGYIYRELIRRYFICPPTMLFRRSVLEALGGYDESLRFEDFDFWIRSSRQFSYVYSPKVLVKKRVVTSAQSRRQFRLFSRESATTYKVCEKIMKLNRTRVEQEALSKRILYEIRLNTRLLNFGLVKRYFQLWNKNRDLVYPE